From Chryseobacterium shandongense, the proteins below share one genomic window:
- the rfbC gene encoding dTDP-4-dehydrorhamnose 3,5-epimerase: MKIKETPLKDCYIIEPTIFEDDRGYFFEKYNEKRFEELTGMNGHFVQDNISKSSYGVIRGIHLQEGEHAQAKLVSCLEGRVWDVAVDLRKDSPTFGKWFGIELTAENKTQLYVPRGFGHGFSVLSETAVFAYKCDNFYNKESEAGVIYNDLQLNIDWIIPAQDAVLSEKDQVLPAFTQE; encoded by the coding sequence ATGAAAATTAAAGAAACACCTCTTAAAGACTGTTATATAATTGAACCTACAATTTTCGAAGATGATAGAGGTTATTTTTTTGAAAAATATAATGAGAAAAGATTTGAGGAACTTACCGGAATGAATGGTCATTTTGTTCAGGATAATATATCCAAATCTTCCTACGGAGTAATCCGTGGCATTCATTTACAGGAAGGTGAACATGCTCAGGCAAAATTGGTTTCCTGCCTTGAAGGAAGAGTTTGGGACGTGGCAGTGGACCTGCGAAAAGATTCTCCCACTTTCGGAAAGTGGTTCGGCATTGAACTTACTGCGGAAAATAAAACACAACTGTATGTACCGAGAGGTTTCGGACATGGATTTTCGGTGTTAAGCGAAACAGCGGTTTTTGCATATAAATGTGATAACTTTTACAATAAAGAATCAGAAGCAGGGGTTATATACAACGATCTCCAATTAAATATCGACTGGATTATTCCTGCACAGGATGCGGTTCTATCTGAAAAAGACCAGGTTTTACCAGCCTTTACTCAAGAATAA
- a CDS encoding MraY family glycosyltransferase, translated as MIEYLLVFITLFILIQAYFAIADKYNIIDKPNHRSAHSQITLRGGGIIFPIAFIIFCIFNYKEAMEMYWSFGLGLLAICLVSFIDDVKTLSGKIRITVHFLSVAILLNFTGTFDAMPVWAWPIFFIMIIGTLNAYNFMDGINGITGAYTLITLLTLLFINRDIISFTEENFIMYAILASLVFLFYNFRKKAKCFAGDVGSMGIGFWLIALITLLIMKTQDYKYILLFSVYGMEVVLTIIERIMLRENIFEAHRRHLYQLLANEKKMSHLVISAIYALTQLVVNLFLIYSKLPIYAVILIIFVPLGSIYLFLKLSLKKKVQSSVIK; from the coding sequence ATGATAGAATATCTACTGGTTTTCATAACTTTATTCATTTTAATTCAAGCATATTTTGCAATTGCAGATAAATACAATATTATTGATAAACCCAACCACCGTAGTGCGCACTCGCAAATTACCCTCAGAGGAGGCGGAATCATTTTCCCCATTGCCTTTATCATCTTTTGCATCTTCAATTATAAAGAAGCGATGGAGATGTATTGGTCTTTCGGGCTCGGGTTACTGGCGATATGTCTTGTCAGTTTTATTGATGATGTCAAAACCCTATCAGGCAAAATAAGGATTACGGTCCACTTTTTATCAGTAGCCATCTTACTGAACTTTACAGGGACATTTGATGCAATGCCCGTCTGGGCGTGGCCCATATTCTTCATCATGATTATTGGCACACTCAATGCCTACAATTTCATGGATGGAATTAATGGCATTACAGGTGCTTATACTTTGATAACATTACTGACTCTTTTATTCATCAATCGCGATATCATTTCGTTTACTGAAGAAAATTTTATTATGTATGCAATATTGGCATCTTTGGTTTTCCTCTTTTACAATTTTAGAAAAAAGGCGAAATGCTTTGCCGGAGATGTGGGAAGCATGGGAATAGGATTCTGGCTGATTGCACTTATTACTTTACTCATCATGAAGACACAGGATTATAAATATATCCTTCTGTTTTCAGTATACGGAATGGAAGTTGTTCTTACCATCATAGAAAGAATCATGTTGAGAGAGAATATTTTTGAAGCTCACAGAAGGCACTTATATCAATTACTTGCCAATGAGAAAAAAATGTCTCATCTTGTGATAAGTGCAATTTATGCACTTACTCAATTAGTCGTAAACCTATTTTTGATATACTCAAAATTACCGATCTATGCTGTTATTTTAATTATATTTGTCCCGTTGGGCAGCATCTATCTGTTCCTTAAATTAAGCCTGAAAAAGAAAGTACAATCTTCTGTAATTAAATAA